The following proteins are encoded in a genomic region of Acidobacteriota bacterium:
- a CDS encoding sigma-54 dependent transcriptional regulator yields the protein MNQEPLKVLIVDDQEAVLSALTVLFEIHDVPYVTATTPESALEQVRSHSLGVVVQDMNFRRDETSGAAGIELFRQIREAQPGVPILLMTAWASLETAVELVREGAADYLQKPWNDEKLLATVENLLRMRRLELENEALRSELRQSRQDLAEDHDLRGLVYASEAMHRVVSLAVSVADSEAPVMITGASGSGKEKIAEIVQANSRRSDRPFVKVNVGALPEELLEAELFGAEAGAFTGSRSRRIGHFETADGGTLFLDEVDSLSLQGQVKLLRVLQSGEFQRLGSSETRRVDVRVLSATNSDLSAALAAGRFREDLFFRLNVVEIKIPGLDQRQRDILPLARHFLEVFARREGAAPKVLGEEAERALLGHSWSGNVRELQNRVQRATVVAQEREIRVSDLGLEAADSPAESDALPADLAPSELEDRARLVQVLAEEGGVVTRVAERLGLSRQALYRRMARLGIELERRPKV from the coding sequence TGCCACCACCCCGGAGAGTGCCCTCGAGCAGGTGCGGAGTCACTCTCTCGGGGTGGTGGTCCAGGACATGAACTTCCGCCGCGACGAGACCTCCGGCGCGGCGGGGATCGAGCTCTTTCGCCAGATCCGCGAGGCGCAGCCAGGGGTACCCATCCTGCTGATGACCGCCTGGGCTTCCCTCGAAACCGCCGTCGAGCTGGTGCGCGAAGGCGCCGCCGATTACCTGCAGAAGCCGTGGAACGACGAGAAGCTCCTGGCGACCGTCGAAAACCTGCTCCGCATGCGTCGCCTCGAGCTCGAAAACGAAGCGCTGCGTTCGGAGCTGCGGCAATCCCGGCAGGATCTGGCCGAGGACCACGATCTGCGCGGCCTGGTCTACGCCAGCGAGGCGATGCATCGGGTGGTCAGCCTGGCGGTGAGCGTCGCCGATTCGGAGGCGCCGGTGATGATCACCGGCGCCAGCGGCTCCGGCAAAGAGAAGATCGCCGAGATCGTGCAGGCCAACTCGCGGCGCAGTGACCGACCCTTTGTGAAGGTCAATGTCGGTGCCTTGCCGGAGGAGCTGCTCGAAGCCGAGCTCTTCGGTGCCGAGGCCGGCGCCTTCACCGGCTCGCGCAGTCGGCGCATCGGCCACTTCGAGACCGCCGATGGCGGCACGCTATTCCTCGACGAGGTCGATTCCCTCTCCCTGCAGGGGCAGGTCAAGCTCTTGCGCGTCTTGCAGAGCGGGGAGTTTCAGCGCCTCGGCAGTAGCGAGACGCGACGCGTCGATGTGCGCGTGCTGAGCGCCACCAACAGCGATCTCTCCGCTGCCTTGGCCGCGGGGCGTTTTCGGGAAGATCTCTTCTTTCGCCTCAACGTGGTCGAGATCAAGATTCCCGGACTCGACCAGCGGCAGCGAGACATTCTTCCCCTGGCGCGCCACTTTCTCGAGGTCTTCGCGCGCCGCGAAGGGGCCGCGCCCAAGGTGCTCGGCGAGGAGGCCGAGCGCGCCCTCCTCGGGCATTCCTGGAGCGGCAACGTGCGAGAGCTCCAGAACCGCGTTCAGCGGGCCACGGTGGTGGCCCAGGAGCGCGAGATCCGAGTCTCCGACCTCGGTCTCGAAGCGGCCGACTCGCCTGCCGAGTCGGATGCGCTGCCGGCCGATCTGGCGCCCTCGGAGCTCGAAGACCGGGCTCGTCTGGTGCAGGTGCTGGCCGAGGAGGGCGGGGTGGTCACCCGCGTCGCCGAACGCCTCGGCCTCAGCCGTCAGGCTCTCTACCGGCGGATGGCCCGCCTCGGCATCGAGCTCGAAAGGCGTCCAAAGGTCTAA
- a CDS encoding ATP-binding protein yields MEQSTASAPATVLTGRPARDLPKPRRFSLAGKVTLVFLVLLTVMAALAAAATLLGLSPWFTFLLILAVGLPSGAWAIGAVLEPLNRVVTGVSDGIRSFRDRDFSVRLAYQRKDELGEMVELYNEVREILREDRLAVRQRELLLQTALDRSPAAILLVNPLERVIYSNREARRLLMAGRKLEGQDFELIREGFPAEMRDMLEGESDGIFTVPGSEPPETYLLSQRVFRLNRRRHRLILLRRMTGDLGRREAEAWKKVIRVISHELNNSLTPVSSLIHSASVIARQPKHAARSEEVFRLIRERLDHLQGFIEGYARFARLPRPRREEVDWSELVDSLGEFPTLNIVGKLPARPGYFDPAQIRQVLINLIKNAVEASDEGERVELRVRVIDGGGTYLQVRDHGSGMDAETMEKALLPFYSTKQTGSGLGLPLCREILEAHGGKISLQAAENRGVVVTCWLPGKA; encoded by the coding sequence GTGGAGCAATCGACGGCATCTGCCCCCGCCACCGTGCTGACGGGACGTCCGGCGCGCGATCTTCCGAAGCCGCGACGGTTCTCCCTCGCCGGCAAGGTGACGCTGGTCTTTCTGGTGCTGCTGACGGTGATGGCGGCGTTGGCCGCCGCCGCCACCCTCCTCGGCCTGTCGCCGTGGTTCACCTTTCTCCTGATTCTGGCCGTCGGCCTGCCCTCCGGGGCCTGGGCCATCGGCGCCGTCCTCGAGCCGCTCAATCGCGTGGTGACCGGCGTCTCCGACGGCATCCGGAGCTTCCGCGACCGCGACTTCAGCGTGCGCCTGGCCTATCAGCGCAAGGACGAGCTCGGCGAGATGGTGGAGCTCTACAACGAGGTGCGCGAGATTCTGCGCGAGGATCGGTTGGCGGTGCGCCAGCGCGAGCTGTTGCTGCAGACCGCCCTCGATCGCTCGCCGGCGGCGATTCTGCTGGTCAATCCCCTCGAGCGGGTGATCTATTCGAACCGCGAGGCGCGGCGTCTGCTGATGGCGGGCAGGAAGCTCGAAGGGCAGGATTTCGAGCTCATCCGGGAGGGCTTTCCGGCGGAGATGCGCGACATGCTGGAGGGCGAGTCGGACGGCATCTTCACCGTTCCCGGCAGCGAGCCGCCGGAGACCTACCTGCTCTCCCAGCGGGTCTTTCGCCTCAACCGCCGACGCCATCGGCTGATCCTGCTGCGGCGCATGACCGGCGACCTCGGTCGGCGCGAGGCGGAAGCTTGGAAGAAGGTCATCCGGGTGATCTCCCACGAGCTCAACAACTCCCTGACGCCGGTGTCGTCCCTGATTCACTCGGCCAGCGTCATCGCTCGCCAGCCGAAGCATGCGGCGCGCTCGGAAGAGGTCTTTCGGTTGATCCGCGAGCGCCTCGACCACCTGCAGGGCTTCATCGAGGGCTACGCTCGATTCGCTCGCCTGCCGCGGCCGCGCCGCGAGGAGGTCGACTGGAGCGAGCTGGTCGACAGTCTCGGCGAATTTCCGACCCTGAACATCGTCGGCAAGCTGCCGGCACGACCCGGCTACTTCGATCCCGCTCAGATCCGTCAGGTGCTGATCAACCTGATCAAGAACGCCGTCGAAGCGAGCGATGAGGGTGAAAGGGTCGAGCTGCGAGTGCGGGTGATCGACGGCGGCGGCACCTACCTTCAGGTGCGCGATCACGGCAGCGGCATGGATGCCGAGACGATGGAGAAGGCGCTGCTGCCGTTCTACTCCACCAAGCAGACCGGCAGCGGCCTCGGCCTTCCTCTGTGTCGCGAAATCCTCGAAGCCCACGGCGGCAAGATCAGCCTGCAGGCTGCCGAAAACCGTGGTGTGGTGGTCACCTGCTGGCTGCCGGGCAAGGCCTGA